The Ranitomeya imitator isolate aRanImi1 chromosome 6, aRanImi1.pri, whole genome shotgun sequence genome window below encodes:
- the NPVF gene encoding pro-FMRFamide-related neuropeptide VF → MGRLSSSNIMLFSLCSFSILIACSVCSEETTATNPESQEKYEDFIMSREDVQNLRNMNSNEFQYLGPKRLSEMTSPVMSKYSSFPILEREFLEERDLKPAANLPLRFGRASDDKVGKSVPNLPLRFGRYIPGKIQSAANLPQRFGRSQYGGRLVRSFASLPLRFGRTPNLLRLQHDKSYHAPEVKRPEESNERSQIMTYD, encoded by the exons ATGGGCAGGTTGTCATCCAGTAACATTATGCTCTTTTCTCTCTGTAGTTTTTCCATTCTCATTGCCTGTTCTGTCTGTTCTGAAGAGACGACAGCAACAAATCCGGAAAGTCAAGAGAAATATGAGGACTTTATTATG TCCAGAGAAGATGTCCAGAACCTGAGAAATATGAATTCTAATGAGTTTCAATATTTGGGACCAAAAAGATTAAGTGAGATGACTTCTCCCGTCATGAGCAAATATAGTAGCTTTCCAATACTTGAGAGGGAATTCCTTGAGGAGAGGGACCTGAAGCCTGCTGCCAACCTTCCACTGAGATTTGGAAGAGCATCTGATGACAAAGTGGGAAAGAGCGTCCCAAACTTACCTCTTAGGTTTGGAAGATACATACCAGGAAAGATCCAGTCGGCGGCGAATTTGCCCCAGAGGTTTGGGAGATCACAATATGGTGGTCGTTTGGTGCGATCGTTTGCTTCTCTACCTCTTCGTTTTGGCAGAACACCTAATCTTCTACGATTACAACATGATAAGAGCTACCACGCTCCAGAAGTAAAGCGCCCTGAAGAAAGCAATGAAAG gAGCCAGATAATGACGTATGACTAG